ACGCGGGTGAAATGGGCCTGATCGGAAAAGCCGGTGCGGGCGGCCACCTCTGCCAGCGACACCGCCCCCGCCTGGAGCAGATCCTGCGCACGGCGGATGCGCGCCTGCATCTGCCAGTGATGCGGCGCCATGCCGGTGGCGGCCTTGAAGGCCTGGCCCAGATAGGATTGCGACAGCCCCAGCAGATCGGCCAGTTCCTGCAGGCGGATGGCGCGCAGGCAATTGGCCTCGATGAAATCGGTCACCCGGCGCAGCTGGCGGGGGGTCAGCCGGCTGCGCGGCCGCGCAGCCCGGCGCTGCTGTGCCATCAGGTCGATGAACAGCGCCGCCGCCAGCCCGTCGCCATAGAGCGCGTTCAGCGGATCGGGGCGTTCCACCTCGGTCGCGATCAGCCGGGCCAGGGCCAGCAGCCGGTCGTCGGTGAAGCCCAGCCGCGGCCGCTCCAGCGCCTCCGGATCCACCGCCTCGCCCATGCGCGCTTCCAGCGTCGCCACGTCGAAATGCAGATCCAGATGGCGCAGGCGGTGCGCGCCCACGCCGCGGCCCCAAAGCCGCATGCCGGCCGGCACGTAGTTCATCAGCCGGCCGGCCAGCCGCGGGCGGGTGGCGGGCAGGCCCGGCCGCGGGCCGACCAGGAAATCGCCCGGGCCGGTCCGCTCCAGCGCCACGAACAGACGGGGGTGTTCGCCCACATAGGTGCCGGAGGCATCGGGCTGGCAGTCCACCTCCCAGACATCGGCCACGATGCCCGACCAGCTGCGACAGCGCAGATCGCCGATCACCCGGATCCCTTCGATCCGGCTGTCCATCCGCGGGACGAAACCGCTGCCGGCCATGGCATTGCTCCCCGGCTGATGCAGTGCTGCACACATCCG
The window above is part of the Tistrella mobilis genome. Proteins encoded here:
- a CDS encoding helix-turn-helix domain-containing protein, with product MAGSGFVPRMDSRIEGIRVIGDLRCRSWSGIVADVWEVDCQPDASGTYVGEHPRLFVALERTGPGDFLVGPRPGLPATRPRLAGRLMNYVPAGMRLWGRGVGAHRLRHLDLHFDVATLEARMGEAVDPEALERPRLGFTDDRLLALARLIATEVERPDPLNALYGDGLAAALFIDLMAQQRRAARPRSRLTPRQLRRVTDFIEANCLRAIRLQELADLLGLSQSYLGQAFKAATGMAPHHWQMQARIRRAQDLLQAGAVSLAEVAARTGFSDQAHFTRVFKQVAGTTPAAWRRDLVS